GAATTCGCAAGAGTTCCGCCTCCATTGCTTTGCGCAAGGGCGGCAGATGCCTGACGATCACATTCCAGACAAGGCTCAGATACACGGATAGCGAATCACCGCGTCCGGGGTCTTCGCATCGGCATGGAAGGCAGCCTCACCTTCGATGGTGAAGGCATCGATACGGTCCAGGCAAAGCCGGATGTGCTTCAGAAAGACGACGGGCTCCCGCCTCACAGGGGCCTCGCTTCGGCCAGGATCCGTTGGCGCAGGAAGGGGCTCACGCCATCCGCGGTCACCACGTCCGCGCGGCGACCGAGCAGGGCCTCGATGTCCTGCTGCAACCCGACCAGATCGAGCAGGGACGCACCCGCGTCGAAATCCACCAGGAAGTCGACATCGGAATCCGGCCGGTCCTCGCCGCGCGCCACCGACCCGAAGACCCTCAGGTTGCGCGCCTTGTGGCTTGCTGCCGCGCGAAGCAGATCGCTTTTCCTGCGGCTGATTTCCTCAAACGTCGTCATCACCGTTCCCTCGGACCAAGACAATGAGAGTGTAGCGATTCGGCTATTACCCGCAGAGGCTTCGAGCGGATCTCCTGGCGGACGTTCGAGATGGCGATCAAGCGGCGACGCAAAGTCACCACGATCGGTAGGGCAGGCACTGCACGGGCAAGCGGGCGACCCCGTCCTCACCGTCGAGCCGACGAGGTTCAAGGTGAGCCGTCGAGTCCTCGGAGCTCGCCGCAAAAAAAAACGGGCGCCCTCAGGCGCCCATCGAAAACGGCGGCCCGGGAGGGGGCCGCCGCACGCGGAGTTCCGTCACGACGCAGCGGACGGAATTCCGCGGAGGTGAGTCTTCAACTCATGCCTGGGCCACCGCGCGGCGGTTGTCCAGCATGCGCATCACGCGCGGGCCGAGCAGCATGCCCACCGCCACCACCCACAGGCCGATCGCGATCGGGCTGGCGAACAGCACGCTGACGTCGCCGTTGCTGATCGAGAGGGCGCGGCGTAGGTTCTGCTCCATCATGTCGCCGAGCACGAAGCCGAGGATGAAGGGCGCGATCGGGAAGTTCATCACCCGCAGCAGGTAGCCGATGCCGCCGATGAAGGTACCGAGGATGAGGTCGAAGGTCGTGCCATGCACCGCATACACGCCCACCAGCGACACCGCCGCCACGCCCGGCACCAGCAGCCAGTTGGGGATCGACAGGAAGGCCACGAACACGCGGATCAGCGGGATGTTCATCACCAGCAGCATGACGTTGGCGATGAACAGCGAGGCGATCAGGCCCCACACGATCACCGGCTGGTCCTGGAACAGGGTCGGACCCGGGGTGATGTTGTACAGCGTCAGCGCGCCGATCATCACCGCGGTGGTGCCCGAACCCGGCACGCCCAGCGTCAGCATCGGCACCAGCGAGCCGTTGGCCGAGGCGTTGTTGGCCGCTTCGGGCGCAGCCACGCCGCGGATGTCACCCTGGCCGAACTGGTGATCCTTGCCCGCCATGCGACGTTCGGCGGCGTAGCACATCGCCGAGGCGATGGTGGCGCCGGCGCCCGGCAGCACGCCGATGAAGAAGCCCGACACCGCGCAACGCAGCAGGGTCCACTTCGCCACCAGGAACTCCTTCATGCTGAACATCAGCCGCCCGGTGAGGGTGATCGGCGCGCTCGCGGCGTGCTCGTTCTGCAGCATCAGCATCAGCTCGCTGACCGCGAACAGGCCGATCACGATGACGATGAAGGGAATGCCGTCCTGCAGGTGCAGCGCGTCGAAGGTGTAGCGATAGACGCCGCTGTTGGCATCGATGCCCACGGTCGACAGCAGCAGCCCGATCAGGCACGCGGTCATCGCCTTGGGCAGCGAGTCACCGACCAGGCCACCCAGGCAGCACAGCGCCAGCACCATCAGCACGAAGTACTCGGCGGGGCCGAAGGCGATCGCCCATTCGGCGAGCAGCGGCGCGAAGGCGACGATGCCGATGGTGGCGACCAGCGCGCCGGTGAAGGAGGCGACCGCCGACATCGACAACGCCGGGCCGGCCAGACCCTTCTTCGCCATCGGATAGCCGTCCATCGTCGTCATCACCGCACCGGCATCGCCGGGCACGTTGATCAGGATCGCCGAGATGCGCCCGCCATACTCGCAGCCGGCGTACACCGCGCACAGCAGGATCAGCGCGGATTCGGGCGGCAGCTTCATGGCGAACGCGATCGGCAGCAGGATGGCGACACCATTGATCGGGCCGAGGCCGGGCAACAGGCCCACCACGGTGCCGATGAAGCAGCCGATCAGCGCGATCATCAGGTTTTCGGGCGTGCCGGCGACGGCGAAGCCCTGCATCAGCATAGACAAGGTTTCCATGACTTACCCCAGGATGCCGTTGAGCCACAGCCCGGTCGGCAGCGCGACGTCGAGCAGGCGGTCAAAGAAGAAGAACATGCCCAGGCCCAGGCCGATGCCGCCGAGCACGCATTGCCTCCAGGAGCCGCCGAAGAAGCGCGCGACCGGAACGCTCATCAGCGCGGTGGAGATGATGAAGCCGAGCTTGTCGAACAGCAGGGCATAGGCCAGCACGATCAGAAACAGCAGGCCGATGCGCGCGAGCACCGGAGGCGGCGCC
This region of Thauera sp. JM12B12 genomic DNA includes:
- a CDS encoding nucleotidyltransferase family protein, producing the protein MTTFEEISRRKSDLLRAAASHKARNLRVFGSVARGEDRPDSDVDFLVDFDAGASLLDLVGLQQDIEALLGRRADVVTADGVSPFLRQRILAEARPL
- a CDS encoding tripartite tricarboxylate transporter TctB family protein, producing the protein MSERILGGVLLLVSIAGIAIGWNYVPPVSYEPVGPRAFPLLVLFLLGICAIALMLEKKSDANWAPPPVLARIGLLFLIVLAYALLFDKLGFIISTALMSVPVARFFGGSWRQCVLGGIGLGLGMFFFFDRLLDVALPTGLWLNGILG
- a CDS encoding tripartite tricarboxylate transporter permease, which gives rise to METLSMLMQGFAVAGTPENLMIALIGCFIGTVVGLLPGLGPINGVAILLPIAFAMKLPPESALILLCAVYAGCEYGGRISAILINVPGDAGAVMTTMDGYPMAKKGLAGPALSMSAVASFTGALVATIGIVAFAPLLAEWAIAFGPAEYFVLMVLALCCLGGLVGDSLPKAMTACLIGLLLSTVGIDANSGVYRYTFDALHLQDGIPFIVIVIGLFAVSELMLMLQNEHAASAPITLTGRLMFSMKEFLVAKWTLLRCAVSGFFIGVLPGAGATIASAMCYAAERRMAGKDHQFGQGDIRGVAAPEAANNASANGSLVPMLTLGVPGSGTTAVMIGALTLYNITPGPTLFQDQPVIVWGLIASLFIANVMLLVMNIPLIRVFVAFLSIPNWLLVPGVAAVSLVGVYAVHGTTFDLILGTFIGGIGYLLRVMNFPIAPFILGFVLGDMMEQNLRRALSISNGDVSVLFASPIAIGLWVVAVGMLLGPRVMRMLDNRRAVAQA